The Stenotrophomonas sp. ASS1 genome segment TTGAAAGCGACCAGTCATCACGACCGGTTTATTGTGAAGGCCAACGATTCCACAAGGAGGAACCCCATGGCGAAGACCAAGAGCACGACCAAGGCCAAGACCGGCAAGCAGAAGCTTGCAGCGGCGGCACCGTCGGCGCCGAACATCGATATCGGGATCACCCAGGGCGACCGCAAGAAGATCGCCGACGGTCTGTCGCGCTTCCAGGCCGATGCGTTCACGCTCTACCTGAAAACGCACAACTTCCACTGGAACGTGACCGGGTCGATGTTCAACTCGCTGCACACCATGTTCGAGACGCAGTACACCGAGCAGTGGGCGGCACTGGACGACGTGGCCGAGCGCATCCGCGCGCTGGGCTTCAATGCCCCGGGCTCCTACCGGGAATTCGCTGCGCTGACCTCGATCGCCGAGGAACCGGGCCTGACCGACAGTGCGGACTGGCGT includes the following:
- a CDS encoding Dps family protein; amino-acid sequence: MAKTKSTTKAKTGKQKLAAAAPSAPNIDIGITQGDRKKIADGLSRFQADAFTLYLKTHNFHWNVTGSMFNSLHTMFETQYTEQWAALDDVAERIRALGFNAPGSYREFAALTSIAEEPGLTDSADWREMVRQLVVANEAVCRTAREVLDVAAKGDDAPTEDLMTQRLQTHEKYAWMLRSLLQ